The Hippopotamus amphibius kiboko isolate mHipAmp2 chromosome 16, mHipAmp2.hap2, whole genome shotgun sequence genomic interval ttccGCTCAGCTGTCCCCCCACGTGTCTGGTGGTCCCTGCCCGGGAGGCCGCCCCGCCCAGCGCCTCTGCAGCTGCCTGGCCTCTTCCCTGGGTGGTGGCGGGGGGGCCAGGAGCCCTGGCCCAAGACTTGTTAAGGTGCCAAACCAGGCAGAGAACAGCTCGGGGGCCAAAGGTAGAAGCCCGGCCTTGGCAGCACTGGGCATACCCTCCGCTCAGGGTCCCGGGGGGTTGGTCCTGAGCTCCTGTGGTCTCTGACCCAGGCCTGGGGCTGCGGACCCCCTTCTGACTGTCTCCcgtcctccaccccctccccagactGGCGGTACCTGCCGGCTTCCTGCTCGCCACCATCCTGGGCACTGCCTGCTTGGTCATTGCGAGCTGCATCTACCTGCTGGTGAGTGGCGTCCTCTGCGGTCAGTCCGGGCCTGCAGACTGAGCCTGTGTCCTCGCGCGTGTCGTGGGGACGGCGGCAACGTAGCCTCCATTCATGGCCCGTCTAACGTGCTAGCCGTTCCCCTTCACCCTCCTGTAACCTGCCCCGCAGCCCCGCGAGGTGGGGGGGcggaagctcagagagggcacGTGGCGgacccaggtcacacagccagcagccCGGCCTGGATTGGAGCCGTTGCTCGATTGTCTCATCCAGTTCGGGGCGCCGTCAGGAGCACTTCCCGGGGCGCTCGGGAGCAGGGCGTGTGTGCCACGCGCGCGACACCCGTGGGGCTGggtgtgcctggagcccaggtTATGCAAATGGCCCCTCGTCTGTAAGGCTGCACGAGGCCATCTTCGCAACAGAGTTGGGGGCGGTGGGGACGGGGCAGGGGGCCCCGCCGGGCACAGGTTGCTGAATGCTTGCTGTTCTCCTGCGCTTGGTGCCCCCGACCCGCCGCGCTGTGGGTTCCAGCCCCCCACGGCCACCATCCTCCCAGAGCCAGGCGGACAGGGCCTGACGTCGGGCTCCTCACTCGCTTCCGCCGTTCTGAGTTCTTCTACGCTGCCTCTTCAGACCTTTAGCCCGTTTTTCTACTGGggttttgtcttttctcctgTTAGTTTGCAGGAACGTCACGTGTATGTTAACTGTGACTCCTTTGTGAGTGTAGCCGTGGGGGATACTTCCGTCTCTGCTAAGGATCTAACTTTCTCCGCGAGTCCTTGACTGGGCAGAACAGAAGCTTGTCTAATTTATGTGCTCTGTggtttgtgtgttttaaaatcgCCTTTCCCTGCCCACATGCTGCATTTTCCTGCATTCTCTTCCTTCCGTTTTCTAGTTTTACCTTCCAGGGTAGAGTGTTCTAGTTTTTAACTTAGGAGGTGTGATTATGGAAATTCATTTTATTCTATGCTTCCTAAATTATATGCTGTCACATACTTTTTTATCAACTATTCTGAGATACAACATGAAAGATACACGTCCCCAGGTCGGCTTGGCCGGTGGCTGTGGAGTCGGCCCGGGGGTCTGCGTTTCAGCACGTTCCCTGGGCTGCACACTCCTCCCCCTCAATACGCCTGGGCCCCTGGCCTCCGCAGCCGTCCTCCTGGGCCTCCCCTCGCCCTCCTCGCCCAGAGGAGCTGGCCTCAGTTCAGCATCATGGCCACTTGGGCCTGGCTCCCGTCCTGCTCCCGGCCCCTAGTCCCTGGAGGAAGCCTGGACTTGGGCTGGGCACCCGGAAGTGGCCTCCTGGGGATCTGTCAGGAGCCCTGGGGTTCAGCACCCCTTGCGCTTGTGGTGAAATCACTGGGTTCTGACTGTGTGGCCTTAGGCCTgtcacataacctctctgagctctaaTCCCCTCGGGTCTCCCCAACTTTGGTCGTGTCCTGACTCCTTGGGGCTGGGGGGAGctcaggggtggggaggcagggcggGGTCAGCCCGGGAGGACCCCGGTCCAGCCGCTCTGTGTCCTGCAGGCAGCCATCCGAGGGGAGCAGTGGACCCCCATCGAGGCCAAGCCCAAGGAGCGGCCGCAGGTGGGGGGTACCATCAAGCAGCCACCCACcaaccccccgccccggccccccgccGAGGCCCGCAAGAAGCCAGGTGCAGAGGAGGCGGCGGAGGTCCCCACGGGTGGCCCCCAGGAAAACCCCATGCCGGTGACCGATGAGGTCGTGTGACCAGGCCTTGGACCCCTCCTGCCCCACGGAAGCTCCGAGGGCTCTTCCTgcgggtgggtggggggtgggcggccCCCACCGGAGGCACCCCCTTTCCTGCCGCCTCCTCCGGGTTCACCGGCCACAGGGCTGTCACCCTCCTCTGCGGCCCCGGGATCTCTGGGCCTCGCCTGTGCCGCGAAACACGGGTCTGGAACTCCACGTCTTTGTTTCTACTCTGGAAGTGAGCGtccaggtgggggggagggcgtGTGTGTCCCCCAGCCCCCCGACCTGCTAGGACTCCCCCGCTGGAGCAGCCCTCGGACCCCCTGGGGGGGCGAGGCGCCCACGCAGGACTTCCGCCCCAGCTGGGTCACCGAGATCCCTACCAAACCGAACTCGGGTCCGCCCGCCCGCGCACAGCCAAGCCAACCTCCTGACACAGGctggggtggaggaaggggcagCGTTTACTGCAGGCGCCAAACGAGCAGTCCCGGCAGCTGGTGCTCGAAAGACCCCGACCCCCCGGGCGGCTTTCAGGGACGGTGTTAACAGAGTGTGGGGGGGATGCGCAGTCAGTGGGCGAAGGGGCCCGAGTTTGGGTCAGTAGcgcacacacactgacacactcacacacacacattcacacacacactcaacacaCATGTACagctcacatatacacacacacacacacaacacacgcacacacacacacactcaacacaCATGTACagctcacatatacacacacacaatacacatacacacatgcacacacacacactcaacacaCATGTACagctcacatatacacacacactcacacaatacacatacacacatgcacacacacacacactcaacacaCATGTACagctcacatatacacacacacacaatacacatacacacatgcacacacacacactcaacacaCATGTACagctcacatatacacacactcacacacacacatactcagcACACATGTACagctcacatatacacacactcacacacacaacacacatacacacacgcacacacacacacacacacacccatactaACCATGGCAGGGCCAGGAGCCCCTGTGGCCCCCAAAGCTTTGCCTGGCTTCATCTCACACCCCAGCCTGGGAAGCCCCTTCCCTGCTGGGCACCCACTCCCTTCTCATCTCATACTTTTAGAACTGGGGGTCTCTAGGGACCTCTGGCCTGGAGGGCACCCTGCCCGTCAGTCAACACTCTCCGTCTTCAGCATACATCCAGTCGGCCCCCTGTCCTGTCccggccacccccccccccccacccaggccaCTCCCAGCACTGCCCTGTCCTGCCCGGTGCCCGGCTCAGAGCCCACAGGCTCCCACAGCCCAGGACAGAGGCCGTCTCCGCCCCCGGCCCCTGTCTGCTCTGGGCCCTGTCACCCCGCCCCCTGGACTCCGGCCACACGGGCCCCCGGGCGCAGGCAGGCTGCCTTCTCAGCCTCTGCACGGGCCGCGCCCTCTGCCTGGAGCGCCGTGGCCCCAGAGGGCCACCAGGTCGTCCTCAGGTGGCCCCTATTGTAACCACTGTCCCTTCCCCAAGCCTTCACCCCCGGCGGGCCCAGAGCTTCCCTGCTGGCTCTGTGGCGGTCCATCGTCTGCGGGGCAGGAGGGGAGCTCTACCCCAGGGCTGGGCACGTGACAGAAGCTCGGTAAGCAGGTGTGGACTGAAGACTCCTTCCAGGCTCGAGCCATAGGTCACCTTCTTCGGGAAGTCTTCTCTGAGACCGTGCCCCCTTCCTGAGCctcacacacagtaggtgcccatCAGCAGGTCAGCGTGGCAGGGGAGCAGACAACTGCCCTGGAGCCCCACAGCCCTTAGAGCCGATGGGCGTCACAGGTGGGGAGACGGCGTCTCCAGAGGCGGGGGTGTGGGCATAGCTGAGCCAGAACTGCTGAGGCCGTGCACTCCGGGCTCCCTAAGCTCACGGCCCTGAAATGTGCTTTGATCCGCACATCCTGCCATGAGAGGCGCGGGCGGTCCTCTGGTGGCCGGCGGCTGCCTGAGCTGGGAGGCGCCCGTTAGCTTGGCCGCCCCTCGCCTGACAGGTCACCCGCAGTGGACAGACGCCCAAGGGGGTGTCCAGAGCTGCCTGGGCCTCTGCCGGGGCTGGGGGAGCGTGACTCAGCCAGGCTGCCATGACGTGTCCCCCCGAGCCGACCCCCTGGGAAGTCACCCTCGGGAAGCCTGTCCGTGGGGCAGAGAGGCAGTCCCCAGGGTCTGTGGGTGGGGGGGCTGGGCTTTGGGAGCGAGACCCATCGCCAGGCCCGGGAGTCTGCAAGGCCAGCAGGGCACACCTGGCTTCACCCACCCCGGGTGCACCTGGGTTCACGCACGGACCTTTCTAGAAGGACACACCACGATATGGGCCAGTGGCGGCCCCTGGGGGAGCAGCTCGGTGTCGAGGGCCAGGCAGGGGTGCGAGTGAGAGAGTGTCTTCACCCACTGCCCTCTGTGCCCCCCGGAGCGCAGCCCTGGGGGGCTGTTCATCAGTTAAACGACACGTACTCACATCTACAATAAATAGCTGTTTTAGAAGCACAGGGGTGCTCAGGAACCCcagggggctggggtgaggggagccCACGGGTCCACAAGGTGGAGGCGGCCGTCAGAAcaccttttcccttttctgtagGTGTTTTAACACGTCCTAGAAGAGTGAAAATGTTCCTTCTGGCCCAGCTGTTTGTGTCAAAGGGTAAACTGCGTCTCGAGGTGGGGGTGGCCCAGCACAGGGTCACCCCCCGGGCACCGGGGACGCGTCCCTTCCTGGGCCGGGTCTCGGAGCAGAGGCCTGGAGCCTCCGAACCTGCCCAGGACCCCAGAGGCACATAAATAACcaataaatacacataaatagGAGGGGCCTCCCTGGAGGCGAGTCCGGGGGCCGGGCTGAAGGTCACGGGGCCGACCTGGGCAGGACACAGGTGCAGCCCACGGGCACGTGGATGAACTCGGCGTGGAAGGCGAAGGCCCCGGGCGTGGGCGCCCCCTCCGCGTCCCGGGAGCAGGGCCGGCGGCGCAGCACCAGGAGGCTCTGGGCCAGCGGCACGGAGTTGAGCGCGGCCGTCTCGCGGCCCGTCTTGGTGCTGACGCAGCCCCTGCACAGGCACTCGGCGAAGGCCAGCTTCTGCGGGTAGCGGCTCTCGTCCGTGTCCACGCTGCGGGGACAGGCGGGGTATCAGAGGGCCCCGGGCGGGCGGGCGTCTCTTTCGCGGCCCCGTGGCTGCACCACGTGCTCAGGGTGGCGCCGGGCCACGGGGCAGGCGGTGTGGGGCACCGGGAGGGCTTGGCACGCAGCTGGTGCCCAGGTAGTGAGACTGTGCGTGTGCCCCACGGCCCTCCCAGAGCGCAGAGGCCCTCTCTGCCCGccagtcccagccccacccctgcaagGACTCAAATGGGGGCCCCCCAAATTTTCAGGGCACCCTGGTGTCCGAGGGCGGGGCCGAGCTCGTGGGGCAGCCTCGCCCTCCTGGCGGCAGGGCCGGCCGGCCGGGGTCGACAGGTGAGAGCCCTGAGGCCCGGGGAGCCCGCTCTCACCGGTATCTCCAGGGCGAGATGGAGCGCTGGTGGACGTCAGCTTCCAGGACCTCCTCAGGCTGCAGCACGGGGCACTGGCTCCCGGCCGCGGGCCCCGCGTGCCGCCTCCTGCGGCTCGCCGCCTCCAGGCTGGACACCAGGGCCACCGGCAACGCCTGCTCCCACTTGGCAGCTCGAGCCAGCAGGTGTGGGGGGGCGTGGCCCAGGGGCAGCTCCTCGGCCGAGTAGCAGCGCGGGGTCCCGGGGCTGTGGGCGTGGGCCGCCGCCCGGAGTGCGGGGCCGTGGCGCGCCAGGCTGGCGGGCAGCcggagcagcagcaggaggccagggaggagcTGGCGGGACAGGCGGTGGGTGTTCAGGGGTGGCCAGGGAAGGGGCCCTCGCTGCCCCCCGCGGGCTCTGCTCCCTGTGGAAGGGGggtgctggggagacagaggccCGGAGGGGCCTGCCCCTCAGCCCAAGCTCCCCAGGGCACCCAGGCTCCTGGCTCCGTTTTGGCCCCAGCTTTGGGGGCTTCCTGGACCCTACCCCATCCTCAGCCTGAGGGTCATCGGGCCGCCGAGGCTTCGGGGCCAGGCGGCACCgtccagtgggggtggggagaagcggCTCACCATTGCAGCGGGAGCTGGGCGCTGGGCGGCTCTGAGCGGCAGCGCACCTGGCAGTCCTGGCACACCTGGTGCTAACCTGGCAGCAGCCGGCTTGCAGCACCCTTTATACCTCAGGCCACACCTGGGGAAAATCCGGGCACCGC includes:
- the LOC130839388 gene encoding cytochrome b-245 light chain, whose amino-acid sequence is MGQIEWAMWANEQALASGLILITGGIVATAGRFTQWYLGAYSIAAGVAVCLLEYPQSKRSKGSTMERYGQKYLTGAVKALGPLTRNYYIRAFLHLGLAVPAGFLLATILGTACLVIASCIYLLAAIRGEQWTPIEAKPKERPQVGGTIKQPPTNPPPRPPAEARKKPGAEEAAEVPTGGPQENPMPVTDEVV
- the IL17C gene encoding interleukin-17C, translated to MLLPGLLLLLRLPASLARHGPALRAAAHAHSPGTPRCYSAEELPLGHAPPHLLARAAKWEQALPVALVSSLEAASRRRRHAGPAAGSQCPVLQPEEVLEADVHQRSISPWRYRVDTDESRYPQKLAFAECLCRGCVSTKTGRETAALNSVPLAQSLLVLRRRPCSRDAEGAPTPGAFAFHAEFIHVPVGCTCVLPRSAP